The window GATCCGCGGGTCCATGCCGACCCCTTTGATAATCTTGGCTGCATTCAGGTTATTGCTGACAGCGTAGGTATCCAATTCGTTGAAATAAGCTACCCGCATAGCCAAATATGTATTCGAAAAAAGCTTGATTGCTTCAGCCTCTTCACTGTTGGTATACAAAATCGGAATATCTTCTTTAACTGCAGCTCCCTTTAATAAGCTGGCAAATTGATGAGCTTCTTTTGATTGGGAACCGACAATAATCCGACTCGGATATAGATTATCGCTTAAAGCCTTGCCCTCCCGCAAAAATTCCGGAGAGAAGAAAATCTTTTTAAAATTAAAATGTTGAATTGCTTTATCAACAAAACCAACTGGAATTGTAGATTTAATAACAATTTGTGCCTGTGGATTGATTTCAATTGTCTCTTTAATCGCAGCCTCGACACTGGATGTATCAAAATGATTCGTTTGCGGATCATAATTGGTTGGCGTAGCGATAATGACAAAGTTAGCCGCCGTAATTGCTTCTTTAGGATCCAGAGTCGCTTGAAGCTTTAAATCTTTGTGCTCAAAAAAATCCGTAATATCATGATCAACAATTGGACTGACTTTTTGATTAATCTTCTCAACTTTTTCGGCAATGATATCCAAAGCTTTAACTTCGTTTTGTTGAGATAATAACGTGGCTAACGAAAGGCCAACATAACCTGTACCAATAACTGCAATTTTCATAAAATAGTACCTCGACTAGTTAATTATAGACAAGCTGATCAAAGAATCACATATCCTTAATTTTTCTGAAATTTCGATAAAAATAATTAATATAAGTCGATGAAGCCGCTCTATAGGTAATTTTCTCCCGACGAGTCAACGTACTTATGCCAATTGAATCAATATCATTTTTCATTTTTTTGGCAAATTTTCTGCGAATATTCAAAGGAAAATAAAAATTATAAAAACGAATCATTCGGTGAAAATGCCAATTATCAATATATTTCTTGTCAAAAAAATTCAAATAAATTTGTCTCTCTTTGTCTAATGCAAAAAAAAGATCAGTAATTGTTTGTTTTAAATTCTTGGTCCATTTCTCTCCAGTTGCGCTGCTCCCTCGCCGACGATACCAATACATTGACCGGCCCGCTAGAAAAGCAATTTTTGTTGCATGTGAATAAACCGTTGGTGTTGAAATCTGATCCTCAAAAATCATATTTTCCGGAAAAAGAATCTGATTTTTCGTGTAGACATCTTTGCGAGCAAAATAGTTGAAAGGACCAACGAAACGAGAATAACGAATAATTAGGCTGAGTGCTTCCTGTGTTGAAAGCAATTGGGTTTGTTGATAGTTAGGACCATCATTCATTAAAATATGTTCGCCCTTTTCGTTTAATTCGCCAATATCGAAAATAATTGTGTCAGCTTTCAATCGCTGAGAAAGCTCCACCGATTGATTAATCAAATCGGTATCAACCAAATCGTCGGAATCCATGAAATAAACATAAATACCCTTTGCTTTTGAAAGTCCATTGTTCCTAGCGACCGATTGTCCTGCATTAGTTTGATGAAAAACTTTAACGCGTTGATCCGAGTCAGCGGTTCGCGACAAAAAATTTTGTGTTTCCGAATTCGAGCCATCATCAATAATGATTAATTCCAAATTAGAATAGCTTTGCCTCAAAATACTTTTGATAGCTTGATCAAGAAAATCCAGTTGATTATAAACAGGCATAATTACAGACACTAATGGTTCAGGTTTATTTTGCGGCATGAAACCGTCCTTTCAGTTGAGCGATAATAAAGGGCAAAATATGTTTTTTCCATTCGGACTTGCGTTCTTTATCTGGAAAATCCAATAAAATATGACGTAAAATCCAAATTTTTTTCAGCTTGTTCATACTATGGTCGTCTAACAAACCGTTAATCACATTCCCGCGATCAAAACTAGCAGCCACTTCCTTGCTTAAATACTTTTGGTACCGAAGCATCCATTCATGAGAATAATGCCAGGTGTTCCGCTGAGAAACGCTCATTGATCGTCCTGCATACTGAGTTCGATAAATTGTTAAAGGCCGACCAACATAAACAGCTTTAGCATGACAAAAGAAATCGGCTTTAAACAACCAGTCCCAATCCTGATGCTTTGGAAGTTTTTCCGTAAACATATTCTTAGCCAGCAGTCCACGACTCGACATAATCGTCGACGTTGTCATATAACCATTATGAAGAAAAATGTATTCCGCAAAAGACCATCCCTTTCGTGGACCACTTGCAGGCAAAAGATCGTAGTGATTGCTTTCTTCTGATTTTACTTGCGTAAAAGAAAAAACCAAATCATTGGGAGAATAATCTTTCAAAACAGCCAATTGTTTTTCAATTTTATTTTTATCCCAAAGATCGTCGTCATCTAAAAAAGCAACAAAATCCGCTTTAGAAGCTCGGATACCCAAATTTCGTGCACTACCGCCGCCGTTTTTTTCGTTTGATTCAATGATTCTGATTTGATCCTCATGAAAATCAGCCACGATTTCTTTAGCAATTTCTGAACGGCCATCAACAACAACGAACACTTTATTAACCGGATAGCTTTGCTGAAAAACAGAATTCAAAGCATCCTTTAACATATAATTCTGCCGGTCACGCTCTTCGGGGCGCTTATAGGTTGGTATAACGACATCTACTGTCGGATGCTGAATTATTTCCATGTCTTTTCTGTAACCTCGGCACGATATTGATAATCCGAATCGGCATATTCAATTGGCGGATTAAAGAAGAAACCGCTCCAAGTCCCTTTAATAATAATGCTAAGTTTTGCAAACCTGAATTTGACACCAGGTTTTAAAAGAACTTTTAACAAATCAAAGATATTATGAGCAAGTGTTTTTAGATATTTTTGTAAAGAATGGCGTCGGCGTGAAGTACAAAGACGATTTCTAAATTCGTTTAAATAACGTGGCAAACGTCGTTTATCATTTTCGCCAGAAATGTCTCCGGGCAAAGGATTTTGCCCGCTAGCATGTAAAACAATCGAATTTCTAACAAAAAAACCAGGGAAAAAATGGGTAACTCGTTGGCTATACTCGATATCATCTCCCCAAATAAAATATTCCTTCTGTGGCAATCCGACCTTTAAAACAGCCATCCTAGAAACAATTGTCGAGACAAAAGTAGAATGTTTAATTCTTACAAAGGGCTGGTCGCCATAATAAACTTTTATTTTATCATAGAAAAGCGGTGCCGCCATATTCATATTGGCCCATGTGCCGTCTTTCCAAATATCATGGCTAGCCGCCATTCCAGCAGTCGGGTCAAGTTTCCATACTTCCAATAAGCGTTCAAGAGAATTCCCGGTTACAAGGGAATCATCATCCATCAACCAAACAAAATCATCATTTGTTTTTTCCATAAATGCACGAATTCCTTGATTGAAACCGCCAGCACCGCCAACATTTTTCGGTAAATTCAAAACTATGATTTTATCGTCTTTTTTAGCTTCCTGTTCAATCCATTTTTCAGTCCCGTCGGTTGAAGCACCATTGACAATAATAATATGTTTTAAAGTTTTGCTATATTGATTTTGAAGCGCCGAGACAGATTGTTTTAATAATTCCAAACGATTATATGTGACAACAACTGCACTAACAGTAGCTTTACGAGTATCATCGATAAATAATTTAGGCATCTCTATGATTTTACCACCAGTTTTTCATCCATTCGGTATTGAACAAATCTAACGAAAACAAAAATTGAAATAAGGGAATAGTAGCTTAACCAGTTAAAATCAAACAAGGCCAAAAAACTATAAATTATCATCGTATATTTAGCGGCATCTTTAACAAAAAAGGACAAATCATCTTGTACAATCTGTGTACGAAAATCATAGAACAGTTCGCGAACTTTTCTGACAATCGGTAAGAAAAACAAGAGACCATACTGAGCAAAAAAACCGCCCCAATCAGATAAAATCGAATAACGATGACTAAAACCCCATAAATATTCAATATTGAGTTTAGTATTCCTGGGAACATATTCAACTAGGTAATGACCAATGTAGCCACTGCCAACACCAAACAAAGGATAATGAAGAAAAGTTATAATCAAACCAATAGTTCCTCCCATACGATTAGAAGCTGAGAAACCACCCTTGGCGAATAAATATTTGTTCAAAAAACCATGAATTGGAGGGAAAGTAAAATAAGCAGTTCCTAAAAGGAACAGGACCAAAATTGCTGCTCCAATGAAAAATTTTTGTATTGGTCCTCGCAAATCGGAAACTAAAATCAAACCGGTTAGGATGATCGCGACTAGACCGGTTGTTGTTTTTGCTAAAACAAGCGTTACAACAACAAAGATCAGCAACAAATATGCTTCATAAGGGAAATTACCAAATTTATTTTTTAAGAAAGAAAAATTATGTTTAATCGCCGATAATATCCAGGGCAAAAAGACAACTGCCAACTGGCCGGCCAAAAAAGCCGGCTCAATCTCCAATCCGTTTGCACGATGCAACGTAGCGACATAAGAACCCTTTAAATAATCACTGGGAATTTCCCACCTTGGTAGGATTGTCCGATCAACTAAATTAGCCCAGCCCAAAAACAAATTCTTGCCAGCCGCAACCGTTAGCTGTGGGAGCAGAATAAAAATACTCATTAAAAACAAAGTCAGCATTGATCCTCTGACAAAACGCCACATGTCGAAATCAGATTTAATTGAAAAATAAAGCAAAAAATAAACAAGCAGAAGGCTGATAATTGTTGAAATAAAGCCAACAAAAGAACCCAAAACATTAAAATCTTGAGAGTCTGAACCAAATTTAGAATAATTCCAAATTAAAAGTACAATTTCCGATAAAGTCAATAAAGCAAAGTAAAGAACTATTTTACCCTGAAAAATTTTCGCTCTTAGAATTCCCTGCGGATCAAGCGAAATTTTAAAAGCAATATATAAAACAATCACAAAAAAAGGAAACACAGCGAAAGGCTGTGGGATCGACTGAGTAAACGGTTTAACAAAAAGAGAAAAAAATATCAGCCAAGCAGACATTACTTAAGCTTATCCTTTACGTCATTCCAAAGGAGTACTACTCCTGATAGAACCAGCCCAAAAATAGCTCCAATCAAAGTATATTTTTTCGTACTCGGTCCAACCCACTCGATAGTCTCGGAAGCCTTTTGAGCAACAATAACTTTTCCGGCTGCTGGAAGAATCTTTGGAAGAATCTCTTTGGTTGACTTTGATAAGGCGTTAGCAATTTTGACAGCTTTTTTTGGTTCTTTTGCACTTGCGTTAATTTTAATCAAAACACTGTTGTCAGGTGAATTCACACTAACATTATCCGATGAAAAATGAACGGTCTTTTTGGCATTGTCAGTGATAGTCGAATCTTTGATCAAACTTTTAATTGAGTTCTGTAACAAAATGTCGCTTTGAGTCAAATCAAAAGCGTCTTGACCACTGTTTTGTTTATCAGCTTGACTGATTTTTGCATAATTATGCGATATTGTCAGCGTTGAAGTTGCCTGATAAATTTTAAAATGAGTCATTTTTGCAAATCCAAAGCCTACGGCAGCAAAAACAATTGTCGTCAGAACCCAAATCCACCATTTGTTAATTATTAATTTCAATAAATCTAATAAGGAGTATGTCTTCATAATTAATTCCTGGATAAGTATATCAAAGCATCAAAGATTGATAATTATAATTTCTTATTTTCCTAACTATTTATTTAACTTTTTCTTTTTATCTGAATTAATAAAAAGCAGGGGAGCTATCATCATGATTTCAATTGGTACGGCATATCTCGGGTCTCCATTAACCGATCCATCTAAATTAATCAAAAAAGTTAAAATCGATGGCAAAGTCAATACTATCCCTAGTTTATTTCTTTTGAAAATAAAGTAAATGAACATTGCTATCGCTAGCCAATTCCACAAGGCCGTCTTTAGAACAATATTGAAAATTGGGATTGAACAAATTAACGATAAATAATTAACTATCCCTTTTTGGCTTTTAACTAACGGCTTAACATCTTTTAAATATTTACTGCTTAAAACAAAATAGGTATTTCTAGGTCTTCCTGTGTAAATCGAAATGGATCCATAAGGATCCTTTCGGTTAAAATTCCGAGCCGGAATTGGATCCAACGAAAGGAATTGATTATCCAAAGTTGCGTTGACATACTGCAACGGATGTTTAATTCCCATTTTGGCCCAAGTAACTAAATATTGTTTGACATTCTTTTTATAAAGGCTGCCCTTCCACCAATCAGGATTTTTTTGGAATTCTTTAATGCTGATTGGCAAAATAAGAAAGGAATTATACCTGAAAAGATTTTTAGCGGAATCACCAAAAGTTGGATTATAAGTCTTGGAAATTTTATCCAAATACATAACCTTGTTGATTGATTTCCTATCCTCTTTTGTTAATTCCTTTGGATGGTTAGTCACAATAAAAGAAGTTTGCTGGATTGGAGCAACCAACATCTCCGCTGGTGAAGAAGGCATTACATCCAAAGACTTGAGAACAATTTTGGACCAGCCTTCATAAACAACAAAAATGACGGCAAATACTATTAATAATGTGCGTCGAATATTTTTAAGAAGAAAAATAGCTAAAAGAATCGCCGGCAAAACGACGTAAATTCCATTATTCCTAAACAGGCATACCAGAAGCGCTGAAATTATCAAAAACACATAAGAAAAGATGTTTTTCTTTTTTAAAGAAACAACATCCAAAAAGGCTGAAACAAAAAATGCAGTTGAAGCTAAAAACCAACCGGTCTTGTCAAAACAAACTGCATAAGCCGAAAAATGCGGTTCTAAACCAAAAAATAAAATCGCCATCCAGGCACTAAAATTATTAGATAATTTACGTACTCTTAAAATTAACCCCGAATAAGCAAAAATAGAGAACAACAGCAAAATTGTTGAGTGAAGATAAAAAGCTCCTGTATTCGAATGGAATAAAAGCAGACCTAATTTAAAAATTCCCCCCATGACCAACGTAGCAAACCAAGGATGGTGGTTGGTCGGAAAATAAGTAAAATTCAATTTAGGAATATAAACCCTAAAAAATTCATCAAGCTGGCGGGAACCATCATAACCGATCGTGCCCGGAAGCAGATAGATAATCACCGGAAGCCAAAGAAGGAAAACGATCAAAACTATCAAGTAAAAATTAGGAAAACGATAGTGATTAACTTTTTCAACAATTCTTGCACTTGAAATTTGTTTACAAATAAATTTCAAAACATCGATAGATGCATAAATGAAAACGGCAAAACCAGCCCATACAATTATAGAAATAAGAAAAGTTACCTTACTGGCAATTAACAAATCTAAATTAAGTGTGTTTGAAACACTTTCACCCAAAAGTACAAACAAAGAAAGAATAATGCTGGTTAAAATCTGCCAAGATTTATCAACTCGTTTTTGCCTCTTGTTCAACAAAAAAAAGGATAGAAAAGGCAAAACAAAAGCTAATAAAACTAATGGAAAATTCGCTGAAGAAAAACGTTGATTTATTGTTGAAAAAGCCTTGAAATTGGAAACATAATTAAAATTAACCGAAAAAGAAACGGCCGATAAAAAACTAAAGACCCATTTGTAAGGAAAATTATTTTTGATTTTATTTATTAATTCTTTGTTCCGCATCAATTAGCCTATATTCAAAATCCATTTTCTCTTGAGACTGAATGGCATCAAGGATCAAGCCACTAAACAAAGAAACGATTGCTATCAAAAGCACTATCATTGAAACAACTAATGTTGGCATGTTGGCAACCGTACCCGTTTTTCGGTACGGCATAAAAACACGCAGCCAAAAAGCAATCAAACTCATAACCGTTAAAATTCCGGAAATAGTGCCAAAAAAAGCCAATGGGTGGTAAATCCTGAATAAATTCCAAATTTTAAGAATTACTCTCATTCCATCGCCATAAGTATCCAATTTCGATTCACTGCCCTCGGGCCGATCACGATATTCAATTACCTGGTTTTCAACAAACATATTTGTCTCGGCAGCGTGAATACTCATTTCGGTTTCAATTTCAAAGCCCTTTGACAATACTGGAAAAGTTTTTACAAAGCGGTAGGAAAAAGCTCTATATCCGGTAAGAATGTCTTTAATATTCGTATCAAATAAATGATTAATCAAAAACTTTACTATCGAATTCCCAAAATTGTGAAAAGGTCGTTTGTTCTCTTCAAAGTAAGTTGAAGATAATCGATCGCCGACAACCATATCAACTTTTTTGTCTACAACTCGATGATACATTTCAGGAATTGCTTCAACGGGATAAGTATCATCTGCATCAATCATAATGTAAACACGAGCATCAACTTCGCGAAACATCCGACGGATAACAGCACCTTTCCCCTGAACATATTCGTGTTTGACAATTGCCCCGGCCTCATCGGCTAATTGTGCCGTATCGTCCTGGGAATTATTGTCGTAAACATAGATCGACGAATCCGGAATTTTTTCAACAATATGCTTTAGATCGCTAACAACTTTTTTAATTGTTAAAGACTCATTATAAGCAGGAATTAAAATAGCTAAATTTTTCATAGAGATCAACTCTTAACTATTCTACCCTACTCGCTCATAGATGCGCATTCCTCTTAAGCAATGCAACTATTTGCTAGGGACTTTCATAAATCCATCATCTTTAACATAGTGTTTGCCTCGAGTAATATCATATTGGACCATTTTGTAATCTTTCAATAACTGCTTTTGTTTTGTTGTCAAATCGCTGTTGTCAATCTGTTCACCGGAATTGTCCAAATAAATATTCTTATTTTCGTTAGGTTCCCATAAAGCGGAACCATTTTTAGCTAAGGCGTTCGAAGAAGCAGGGATTTGTTCTCTTAATTCAGTAAGTAATGCCAAGAATGGCGAAACTTTAGTATTCATGTGTTCAGCTGCCAGTGCCTGGAAATAATTAGGAGAAGTATAGCTTGTGTTATCGGTCAACTTAGTGGAATGCGATTTACTTGCTTTGTTTGAATATATGAAATAATCGGTTTCATGTAGTTTTAACAAATTCTTGGAGTCATCCATCTCGCTATCGTAAATTCCCGGAAGATGATCGCCATACCAAACAACTGTAATTGGCCGTTTAATTTTATTTAATGCGTCAATGAATTTTTGAGTCGAATTATCGGTATAGCTTAGTCCTTGAACATAGGTTTTTACTTCGGAAGTTTCCCAACTAGATCGATTATAGGTAGATTTAATGTTAAAAGTATATTTTTTATACCAATCGTTATAGCTTAAATGATTTTGGATAGTCGGTGTTTGAATAAATTGCGGTTTTGAAGTTTTATTAAGCTGCCAAAGGATGTCTTCATAAGCAGACTCGTCACTAGCATAAGGATTCTTATCAATTCGTTTTGAATATTTAACTTTTGGGCTATAGAGCGAATAAAAGTGTTGAAAGCCCATTTTTTTATAAACCGTTGAACGATCATAAACCAACGGTAGATAAGGATGGATAGCATTTTTAATCGTCCAGCTGTTGCTAACGTTTGGCACATAACTCGATCCTGGAACTAATTGGACATAAGGAGAAGTTAACGTTGGAAGAAAATTTGTCAGCGATAAGCCTGTCAACGCTTGATATTCAAGATTGGCAGTCCCGCCACCATAACCGGAACTCAGCATTAAGCCTGAAGTTGTTTTTGTTTTTAGAGACCTTATTTTAGGAATTGGATCGGGATTAACCGTTAAGCCGGGAACTCGTCTTGGATCGGAAAAACTTTCACTTAATATGTAAATGACTGTTTGTTGATTCAAATAATTTTTTCGCGTCTTATTTATTTTTTTGGCAATTTTACTGTATTTTTTATCAATTTTCTCGATCGCCGTTTTTGAGTAACCACTTGGCATTGTCATAACTTTATCGTCAAAAAAACGCATAAAGGAATATATAGCACCATTATCTCTTTGATCCAAATTCGTATCCCACGGTTTTGGCGAATCATCAAAATGAAGAGCGACTTTATTTGGAATCGTTCCAGGAGTGTAAAGATCCTGGGCTGAAAAAAGAATCAGGCCGGAAAGCAAGAAGAGTGGTAAACGAATATACCACTTGGTAAATTTTATTCGGGAATCGAATCTTCTAAAAAGAAAATAAAGAGCCGCAATAACCAAGACAGCCGCAATGAAAATAGCAATCAGCTCAAAAGCACTCATACCAATAAAACTAACCAAGGCAAAAGGGTTGGATAGTTGCGATAAATCAGATGGCAGAATGGCTTCGTTCCGGTAAACCAGTTTTTGCTGATCAGCAATTCCAAAAACAATGAAAATCAGATTGTTAAGAATAAAAGTCAGCCAAAAACGATTCGTAACAGCCAGAATTATTCCAAAAAAAGCAAATACAAATATCAAATTTAGAATAATTTGATGTGTTTCGCTTCCCGGCGTAAGACCACCAATAATAAAATTAGTTGCCGCCTCGATTTTTTGCGTCAAAGTTTGATTCATTCCTACTTGAATCATGAACTGAACAAAGAAGACGTCAAAAAGTGAAAATATC of the Oenococcus sp. UCMA 16435 genome contains:
- a CDS encoding capsular biosynthesis protein, with translation MKTYSLLDLLKLIINKWWIWVLTTIVFAAVGFGFAKMTHFKIYQATSTLTISHNYAKISQADKQNSGQDAFDLTQSDILLQNSIKSLIKDSTITDNAKKTVHFSSDNVSVNSPDNSVLIKINASAKEPKKAVKIANALSKSTKEILPKILPAAGKVIVAQKASETIEWVGPSTKKYTLIGAIFGLVLSGVVLLWNDVKDKLK
- a CDS encoding sulfatase-like hydrolase/transferase: MFKNLFGKFRDSKFNKTFGKTFSKINNFKSKKNSSMLASIFFPRWLFYGLITLIFSLFDVFFVQFMIQVGMNQTLTQKIEAATNFIIGGLTPGSETHQIILNLIFVFAFFGIILAVTNRFWLTFILNNLIFIVFGIADQQKLVYRNEAILPSDLSQLSNPFALVSFIGMSAFELIAIFIAAVLVIAALYFLFRRFDSRIKFTKWYIRLPLFLLSGLILFSAQDLYTPGTIPNKVALHFDDSPKPWDTNLDQRDNGAIYSFMRFFDDKVMTMPSGYSKTAIEKIDKKYSKIAKKINKTRKNYLNQQTVIYILSESFSDPRRVPGLTVNPDPIPKIRSLKTKTTSGLMLSSGYGGGTANLEYQALTGLSLTNFLPTLTSPYVQLVPGSSYVPNVSNSWTIKNAIHPYLPLVYDRSTVYKKMGFQHFYSLYSPKVKYSKRIDKNPYASDESAYEDILWQLNKTSKPQFIQTPTIQNHLSYNDWYKKYTFNIKSTYNRSSWETSEVKTYVQGLSYTDNSTQKFIDALNKIKRPITVVWYGDHLPGIYDSEMDDSKNLLKLHETDYFIYSNKASKSHSTKLTDNTSYTSPNYFQALAAEHMNTKVSPFLALLTELREQIPASSNALAKNGSALWEPNENKNIYLDNSGEQIDNSDLTTKQKQLLKDYKMVQYDITRGKHYVKDDGFMKVPSK
- a CDS encoding glycosyltransferase family 2 protein translates to MPQNKPEPLVSVIMPVYNQLDFLDQAIKSILRQSYSNLELIIIDDGSNSETQNFLSRTADSDQRVKVFHQTNAGQSVARNNGLSKAKGIYVYFMDSDDLVDTDLINQSVELSQRLKADTIIFDIGELNEKGEHILMNDGPNYQQTQLLSTQEALSLIIRYSRFVGPFNYFARKDVYTKNQILFPENMIFEDQISTPTVYSHATKIAFLAGRSMYWYRRRGSSATGEKWTKNLKQTITDLFFALDKERQIYLNFFDKKYIDNWHFHRMIRFYNFYFPLNIRRKFAKKMKNDIDSIGISTLTRREKITYRAASSTYINYFYRNFRKIKDM
- a CDS encoding glycosyltransferase, which produces MPKLFIDDTRKATVSAVVVTYNRLELLKQSVSALQNQYSKTLKHIIIVNGASTDGTEKWIEQEAKKDDKIIVLNLPKNVGGAGGFNQGIRAFMEKTNDDFVWLMDDDSLVTGNSLERLLEVWKLDPTAGMAASHDIWKDGTWANMNMAAPLFYDKIKVYYGDQPFVRIKHSTFVSTIVSRMAVLKVGLPQKEYFIWGDDIEYSQRVTHFFPGFFVRNSIVLHASGQNPLPGDISGENDKRRLPRYLNEFRNRLCTSRRRHSLQKYLKTLAHNIFDLLKVLLKPGVKFRFAKLSIIIKGTWSGFFFNPPIEYADSDYQYRAEVTEKTWK
- a CDS encoding glycosyltransferase, producing the protein MKNLAILIPAYNESLTIKKVVSDLKHIVEKIPDSSIYVYDNNSQDDTAQLADEAGAIVKHEYVQGKGAVIRRMFREVDARVYIMIDADDTYPVEAIPEMYHRVVDKKVDMVVGDRLSSTYFEENKRPFHNFGNSIVKFLINHLFDTNIKDILTGYRAFSYRFVKTFPVLSKGFEIETEMSIHAAETNMFVENQVIEYRDRPEGSESKLDTYGDGMRVILKIWNLFRIYHPLAFFGTISGILTVMSLIAFWLRVFMPYRKTGTVANMPTLVVSMIVLLIAIVSLFSGLILDAIQSQEKMDFEYRLIDAEQRINK
- a CDS encoding glycosyltransferase family 2 protein, whose product is MEIIQHPTVDVVIPTYKRPEERDRQNYMLKDALNSVFQQSYPVNKVFVVVDGRSEIAKEIVADFHEDQIRIIESNEKNGGGSARNLGIRASKADFVAFLDDDDLWDKNKIEKQLAVLKDYSPNDLVFSFTQVKSEESNHYDLLPASGPRKGWSFAEYIFLHNGYMTTSTIMSSRGLLAKNMFTEKLPKHQDWDWLFKADFFCHAKAVYVGRPLTIYRTQYAGRSMSVSQRNTWHYSHEWMLRYQKYLSKEVAASFDRGNVINGLLDDHSMNKLKKIWILRHILLDFPDKERKSEWKKHILPFIIAQLKGRFHAAK
- a CDS encoding nucleotide sugar dehydrogenase encodes the protein MKIAVIGTGYVGLSLATLLSQQNEVKALDIIAEKVEKINQKVSPIVDHDITDFFEHKDLKLQATLDPKEAITAANFVIIATPTNYDPQTNHFDTSSVEAAIKETIEINPQAQIVIKSTIPVGFVDKAIQHFNFKKIFFSPEFLREGKALSDNLYPSRIIVGSQSKEAHQFASLLKGAAVKEDIPILYTNSEEAEAIKLFSNTYLAMRVAYFNELDTYAVSNNLNAAKIIKGVGMDPRIGDFYNNPSFGYGGYCLPKDSKQLLASYEGVPQELMTAIVKSNDTRKRFIVEQILSKKPKTVGIYKLAMKSGSDNFRQSSIIDVMNYLAENNVEIIIYEPTLKTELFQGKEVDNNLADFKKKADLIIANRVTEEIKDSAEKLYTRDQWKRD